One Mastomys coucha isolate ucsf_1 unplaced genomic scaffold, UCSF_Mcou_1 pScaffold7, whole genome shotgun sequence genomic window, CTGCCATCTGAGGGGCATGCATTATTCAGACCCGGTACCTTGTCTTTGAACTTTGTGTACTTATTTCCAGAGAGTGTTAATAACTTATTTCCAGAGAGTGTTAATATaagagctacatttttttttcctttgtatactATAAATTTTGTTTCGTATAAGGACGTAGTGATCACATTTCATGTACAAGGTAAAAGGCCGCACGCATGAGTGCTCACCTGCACCTTGCGTTGATTGCTGCAcctaaatttaaagaaaaagaaaaaactgctAAATGAGTAACGAAAGACCGAAGTTGATGGAATTAGCTTTCTTTCCATATGGAAATCTGTTGTGTTAAATTTGCTCTAAGCCCTTCCCCCGTCCACACCCACTGCCCTCCTGTTTTCACTCCGGTCCGCCCGTTCCCTATAAGAGTGAACTGCTTTCCCCAAGAAGGCATCTGTTTCTACTTAGAGCGACAGTGTTCCTAGTTCCTAGTTCGTTATGTCTGGCCGCGGCAAGGGCGGGAAGGGCCTGGGGAAAGGCGGCGCCAAGCGCCACCGCAAAGTCCTGCGCGACAACATCCAGGGCATCACCAAGCCCGCCATCCGCCGCCTGGCCCGGCGCGGCGGAGTGAAGCGCATCTCCGGCCTCATCTACGAGGAGACCCGCGGTGTGCTGAAGGTGTTCCTGGAGAACGTGATCCGCGACGCCGTCACCTACACGGAGCACGCCAAGCGCAAGACCGTCACCGCCATGGACGTGGTCTACGCGCTCAAGCGCCAGGGCCGCACCCTCTACGGCTTCGGCGGCTAAGGTCACCACCATTATTACGTCCTTTCTCCTTAAAGGCCCTTTTCAGGGCCATCCAAATAATTCTCTGAAGGGCTGCAACCTTAGTTCCCCCTGTATTGTGGGCGACCATGTGCTTTACGTTCTTTTACTCAGTCTCTTTTTCCCAGCCTCTCGTCggccctctctttttttttttttttctggcaggtTTACCTAAAGGCAACCTCCAAACACACAATAGTTgtgtcatgtgggtactggaaattaaACTTGG contains:
- the LOC116082545 gene encoding histone H4, whose translation is MSGRGKGGKGLGKGGAKRHRKVLRDNIQGITKPAIRRLARRGGVKRISGLIYEETRGVLKVFLENVIRDAVTYTEHAKRKTVTAMDVVYALKRQGRTLYGFGG